From Cyprinus carpio isolate SPL01 unplaced genomic scaffold, ASM1834038v1 S000006762, whole genome shotgun sequence:
CTGGTTTGGCATGGAGCAGGAATATACCCTTTTTGGAGTGGATGGACACCCTTATGGCTGGCCCAGGCTTGGATTCCCCAAACCACAAGGTTAAATCCTGTATCAAGCTGCTGAAAAGGATTTTTGAATGCCAGACATATTGTAAAACGTCCCCCTACCTGGCAGATAACCCTAAAATCTGTGCAATGAGAAACCACACCAGTTCTTTGTAAACACCGAAGAAGAATCTGGAAGCAGGCCATGTTCAATAAGAAAACACTttctgtttgtaaaaaaaaaaaaaatgcatgttttggtTGGCTGACAGGGCTTAGGATTTTGATGAGATGTGTGGTTGAAGAGCAGTGGAATATAAGAAAACAATCACTTACAGCACCTTTATTCCAGTGGTACATTGATAAATGATACTGCCCTGTGGAAGAATTTAAAGAGATCAAAAATCTCCCAACTCCCAAGGTCAACATTCAATTTaattgtatggagaaaaaaaaaaaaaacttggacattttaatttttacatgtcTGATTGTACAAATAAAGTGCCATCTGTGTTGTGTCTGTTTTCTGTCAGGTCCGTATTATTGCAGTGTTGGTGCTGACAGAGCTTTTGGCAGAGACGTTGTGGAGTGTCATTATAAAGCCTGTCTGTATGCTGGCATCAAAATCAGTGGCACTAACGCAGAGGTCATGCCCTCTCAGGTAACTACTGTTAAATTATAGTTACTAAGTATCATGTTCTGGATGGCCAGTCTGGATAGTTTGCTCTCTCTGCAGTGGGAGTTCCAGGTGGGTCCATGTGAAGGAATTGAGATGGGAGATCATCTATGGATGGCACGTTTCCTGCTATACAGGGTGTGTGAAGATTTTGGAGTGGTGGCCACTCTGGATCCAAAACCCATGACAGGAGACTGGAACGGAGCCGGTTGCCACATCAATGTGAGCACAGTGCAAATGAGAGAACAAGGAGGAATCGAGTATGTACTgagttatacacacactcataagTCACAGAAAAGACTAAAGAcacctaaaaaacaaacagagtTGTGTTAAAGTCCATTCACACTAAGAATGATAATTATATTTGCCTCCACACCAGCACATGACAAcgatctgtttattataagcacatgCTGCAGTTTTAGTGCTCAAGCTCTTAAAAGCAGGATGACTTGATTTTCTGATTGGCTCTCATTGACTGATTTTATCGTCCATGAGATGGAAATAAATTCTTCTTatagtgattccaacaatattttTCCCCTGTGTCGTTATCATTAAAGTTGTGATGTGAACTTCCATTACCATTACCATTTTAGTCATCCTTGGCGCGAACTGTGTTTGGTCATGTTATCTGACTTCCATGATTCTTTTCTCTGCATCAGGCACATTGAGAAAGCTATTGAGAAACTGAGCAAGCGCCATGCAGATCATATTTGTGTTTACGACCCACATGGTGGAGAAGATAACAAACGTCGCCTCACGGGTCGCCACGAGACCTCCAGCATCCATGATTTCTCAGCGGGTGTTGCTAACCGTGGGGCCAGCATCCGTATTCCTCGTCAGGTGGGACAGGAAAAATGCGGTTACTTTGAGGACCGTCGTCCTT
This genomic window contains:
- the LOC122144817 gene encoding glutamine synthetase-like, with the translated sequence MSYVSDSSSLNKALRQQYLSLPQGNFCQVTYVWIDGSGEGLRNKTRTMDSEPKSVADLPEWNFDGSSTGQSKGHNSDMLLIPVCMFRDPFLLDPNKLVLCEVLKHTREPAESNHRNYCNKVMEKVKDLHPWFGMEQEYTLFGVDGHPYGWPRLGFPKPQGPYYCSVGADRAFGRDVVECHYKACLYAGIKISGTNAEVMPSQWEFQVGPCEGIEMGDHLWMARFLLYRVCEDFGVVATLDPKPMTGDWNGAGCHINVSTVQMREQGGIEHIEKAIEKLSKRHADHICVYDPHGGEDNKRRLTGRHETSSIHDFSAGVANRGASIRIPRQVGQEKCGYFEDRRPSANCDPYAVTCAMARTCMLEEEEDTHETE